From Streptomyces sp. NBC_00683, one genomic window encodes:
- a CDS encoding FAD-dependent oxidoreductase produces the protein MTRIERTVDVLIVGAGPAGLAAGAELAAAGAGRIEILEREQEPGGIPRHCHHSGFGGRFTRGGMDGPAYARRSAAAAVRAGAGLRTGVTVTGWAGPRTVETTGPGGLERITAGAVVLATGARERPRSARLVPGSRPPGVHTTGELQQAVHLYGQRIGTRAVVIGDEPVAHAAVDTLRAAGVHVVAVVTDRPAAPLRVRQRLPLLTGATVTGLTGRTRLSGVSLRHDDGRTTTLRCDTVVFTGDFVPDHELARRGGITLDPGTRGPAYDAAYRTSRPGVFAVGNLLHAVERAGVAADEGRAVAVSVLHRLSGTDEPFGGGRPLVVDAPLRWVAPNLTGPGGARPLGDRFVLRTARRLSRPLLVVSQDGRELHRQRLLLPAVPGRPFHLAAGWLDRVDPHGSPVRITAL, from the coding sequence GTGACCCGGATCGAACGGACCGTCGACGTCCTGATCGTGGGGGCGGGCCCTGCCGGCCTGGCTGCCGGGGCCGAACTCGCCGCAGCCGGAGCGGGCCGCATCGAGATCCTGGAGCGCGAGCAGGAACCGGGCGGGATCCCCCGCCACTGCCACCACAGCGGATTCGGCGGGCGCTTCACCCGGGGAGGGATGGACGGACCCGCGTACGCCCGGCGGAGTGCGGCCGCGGCGGTACGCGCGGGCGCAGGCCTGCGCACCGGAGTGACCGTCACGGGCTGGGCGGGACCACGCACCGTGGAGACCACCGGACCCGGCGGGCTCGAACGGATCACCGCCGGGGCAGTCGTCCTCGCCACCGGCGCCCGCGAACGTCCCCGGTCCGCGCGCCTCGTCCCCGGCAGCCGCCCTCCCGGCGTCCACACCACCGGCGAACTCCAGCAGGCGGTCCACCTGTACGGGCAGCGGATCGGCACCCGCGCGGTCGTCATCGGCGACGAGCCGGTCGCGCACGCGGCTGTCGACACCCTGCGCGCGGCCGGGGTCCACGTCGTCGCCGTCGTTACGGACCGGCCCGCCGCGCCCCTCCGCGTCCGGCAGCGCCTTCCGCTGCTCACCGGCGCCACCGTCACCGGCCTCACGGGCAGGACCAGGCTGTCCGGGGTGTCACTGCGTCACGACGACGGCCGCACCACGACCCTGCGCTGCGACACCGTCGTGTTCACCGGTGACTTCGTCCCGGACCACGAGCTCGCCCGGCGCGGCGGGATCACCCTCGACCCCGGCACGCGCGGACCTGCGTACGACGCGGCCTACCGCACCTCGCGGCCGGGCGTGTTCGCCGTCGGGAACCTCCTGCACGCGGTGGAGCGCGCGGGAGTCGCGGCGGACGAGGGCAGGGCCGTGGCCGTGTCCGTGCTGCACCGTCTGTCCGGTACCGACGAGCCCTTCGGAGGCGGGCGTCCCCTGGTGGTGGACGCGCCGCTGCGATGGGTCGCACCCAACCTGACGGGCCCCGGCGGGGCGCGTCCGCTCGGGGACCGGTTCGTCCTGCGCACCGCCCGACGGCTGTCCCGGCCGCTGCTGGTCGTCAGCCAGGACGGGCGCGAACTCCA
- a CDS encoding NAD(P)/FAD-dependent oxidoreductase, with protein sequence MTVTITTAGEPAAGGADGTYDVTVVGAGVVGTAIARELAGYRLRTALVDASDDIGSGTSKANTAILHTGFDAVPDSLEARLVREGHHRLTAYAARTGIPVERVGALLVAWDADQLALLPRLLAKAGRNGYHAARIIGADELEKREPHLGPGALGALEVPDESIICPWTTPLAFATQAVRAGVHLHLNCRVLDVADEPGVHALTTSRGMLRTRYLVNAAGLYADEIDRLLGHEVFTVTPRRGQLIVFDKLARELVGHILLPVPTAAGKGVLVAPTVFGNVLLGPTSEELDDRTATGSTADGLHLLRERGRRILPALIDEEVTAVYAGLRAATGQEDYRIQEYPTQRYVAVGGIRSTGLTASMAIAAHVTGLLARTGLELGAPRRLPPVTVPNLGEAFPRPYRRADLIAKDPAYGTLVCHCEHVTLGEIRDALSSTVPPRSLDGLRRRTRAHGGRCQGFYCGAAVRALFEEAQE encoded by the coding sequence ATGACGGTCACGATCACCACGGCGGGGGAGCCGGCGGCCGGCGGCGCGGACGGCACGTACGACGTCACCGTCGTCGGAGCCGGTGTCGTCGGCACGGCCATCGCACGCGAGCTGGCCGGATATCGCCTGCGCACCGCTCTGGTGGACGCCTCCGACGACATCGGCAGCGGCACCTCGAAGGCCAACACGGCAATCCTGCACACCGGTTTCGACGCCGTGCCCGATTCGCTGGAAGCCCGCCTCGTGCGCGAGGGCCATCATCGGCTCACCGCGTACGCGGCGCGGACGGGCATTCCAGTCGAGCGCGTCGGCGCCCTGCTCGTGGCCTGGGACGCCGACCAACTCGCTCTGCTGCCACGACTGCTGGCCAAGGCCGGCCGCAACGGCTACCACGCGGCACGCATCATCGGCGCGGACGAACTCGAGAAGCGCGAACCACATCTGGGTCCGGGCGCCCTCGGCGCGCTCGAAGTTCCCGACGAGAGCATCATCTGCCCCTGGACCACTCCGCTCGCCTTCGCCACCCAGGCCGTCCGCGCGGGGGTCCACCTGCATCTGAACTGCCGGGTGCTGGACGTCGCCGACGAGCCGGGCGTCCACGCACTCACCACCTCGCGCGGGATGCTGCGCACCCGGTACCTGGTCAACGCCGCCGGGCTGTACGCGGACGAGATCGACCGTCTCCTCGGGCACGAGGTCTTCACCGTGACCCCGCGCCGCGGCCAGCTCATCGTCTTCGACAAGCTCGCCCGCGAACTCGTCGGCCACATCCTCCTGCCGGTGCCGACCGCGGCAGGCAAGGGCGTCCTGGTGGCACCGACGGTGTTCGGCAACGTGCTCCTGGGCCCCACGTCCGAGGAGCTCGACGACAGAACAGCCACCGGATCCACCGCGGACGGCCTGCACCTCCTGCGGGAGAGGGGCCGCCGGATCCTGCCCGCGCTCATCGACGAGGAGGTCACCGCCGTCTACGCGGGACTGCGGGCAGCCACCGGACAGGAGGACTACCGGATCCAGGAGTACCCCACTCAGCGGTATGTCGCCGTCGGCGGCATCCGGTCCACCGGACTCACCGCGTCCATGGCGATTGCCGCGCATGTCACCGGGCTCCTCGCCCGGACCGGACTCGAACTCGGCGCACCGCGCCGACTCCCGCCGGTCACCGTGCCCAACCTGGGCGAGGCCTTCCCCAGGCCCTACCGCCGTGCCGACCTGATCGCGAAGGATCCGGCGTACGGCACACTCGTCTGCCACTGCGAGCACGTCACCCTCGGCGAGATCCGGGACGCGCTGTCCTCCACCGTCCCACCGCGGTCCCTGGACGGCCTGCGACGCCGTACCCGCGCACATGGCGGCCGGTGCCAGGGCTTCTACTGCGGCGCAGCCGTCCGCGCCCTGTTCGAGGAGGCACAAGAGTGA
- a CDS encoding FGGY family carbohydrate kinase, with translation MTGPVLAIDQGTSGTKALVICPERGVIGSGSAPVRPRYGAGGAVEADPAELLGSVLDAGGQAVEEAGEPVAAVGLANQGETVLAWDPGTGRPLTDAVVWQDRRAADLCAGLAAHEEELRQLTGLPLDPYFAAPKMAWIRRELTREGVVTTSDSWLVHQLTGAFVTDAATAGRTQLLDLHDVGWSPAALEIFGLSDERLPALVDCAGPVGTTTRFGGEIPLTGLVVDQQAALLAQNALEPGNAKCTYGTGAFLLAQTGSRPRTSSSGLVSCVAWRLGGRTDYCLDGQVYTAASAVRWLTDLGVISGAADLDPVGSSVPGTGGVTFVPALAGLAAPWWRGDLRGSVTGLGLDTTAGHLVRALCEGIAAQVVALADAAAADLGAPLTALRVDGGLTRSTLLMQTQADLLQRPVEVSALPDLTALGAGAVARLGLDPHLPLREAVPEWKPCAVYEPRIGPDEAAARLDGFRAAVDTLLERP, from the coding sequence ATGACAGGCCCGGTACTCGCCATCGACCAGGGAACGTCCGGGACGAAGGCGCTGGTGATCTGCCCCGAGCGGGGGGTGATCGGTTCCGGTTCGGCCCCGGTCCGGCCGCGGTACGGGGCAGGCGGAGCCGTCGAGGCCGATCCCGCCGAGCTGCTCGGGTCGGTCCTGGACGCGGGCGGTCAGGCGGTGGAAGAGGCCGGCGAACCCGTGGCAGCCGTAGGCCTGGCGAACCAGGGCGAGACGGTCCTCGCCTGGGACCCCGGCACCGGCCGGCCGCTCACCGACGCCGTCGTGTGGCAGGACCGGCGGGCGGCGGACCTGTGCGCCGGACTTGCCGCGCACGAGGAGGAGTTGAGGCAGCTCACCGGCCTGCCTCTCGATCCGTACTTCGCCGCGCCCAAGATGGCCTGGATACGCCGTGAGCTGACCCGCGAAGGGGTCGTCACCACCAGCGACTCCTGGCTCGTCCACCAGCTGACCGGGGCCTTCGTCACGGACGCCGCCACCGCAGGGCGCACCCAGCTGCTCGACCTCCACGACGTCGGCTGGTCACCCGCCGCCCTGGAGATCTTCGGCCTGTCCGACGAGCGGCTCCCCGCCCTCGTCGACTGCGCAGGTCCGGTCGGTACCACCACCCGGTTCGGCGGCGAGATCCCCCTGACCGGACTCGTCGTCGACCAGCAGGCGGCCCTGCTGGCCCAGAACGCCCTGGAGCCGGGCAACGCCAAGTGCACCTACGGCACCGGGGCCTTCCTCCTCGCCCAGACCGGTTCCCGGCCGCGTACCAGCTCCAGCGGTCTGGTCAGCTGTGTGGCCTGGCGCCTCGGGGGACGTACGGACTACTGCCTCGACGGGCAGGTCTACACGGCAGCGTCCGCCGTGCGCTGGCTCACCGACCTGGGCGTGATCTCGGGCGCCGCCGACCTCGACCCGGTGGGGTCCTCCGTCCCCGGCACGGGCGGTGTCACCTTCGTGCCCGCGCTCGCCGGCCTCGCCGCCCCGTGGTGGCGCGGCGACCTGCGCGGCTCCGTGACCGGACTCGGCCTCGACACCACGGCGGGCCACCTGGTGCGCGCCCTGTGCGAAGGCATCGCGGCCCAGGTGGTCGCCCTGGCCGATGCCGCGGCAGCCGATCTGGGCGCACCGCTGACCGCTCTGCGGGTCGACGGCGGCCTGACCCGCTCCACCCTGCTCATGCAGACCCAGGCGGACCTCCTGCAACGGCCCGTCGAGGTCTCGGCGCTGCCCGACCTCACCGCGCTCGGCGCGGGTGCGGTGGCCCGGCTCGGGCTCGACCCGCACCTGCCGCTGCGGGAGGCGGTACCGGAGTGGAAGCCGTGCGCCGTGTACGAACCACGCATCGGCCCGGACGAGGCGGCCGCACGCCTCGACGGTTTCCGCGCGGCGGTGGACACCCTGCTGGAGCGCCCATGA
- a CDS encoding amino acid permease: protein MSISASAPSSPEAAPQKDEEQRLRELGYQPVLARRMGGFGNFAISFSVISILSGCMTLYGFGMSTGGPSVMLWGWAGVGLFVLCVGMALAEVTSAYPTSGALYYMADRLGGRKWGWYTGWLNLLGLLGAIAGIDYGAALFTGALFNLQWGFDPTPGSTMVIFLCILLLHAVLNLFGVRLVSVLNSISVWWHLGGVAVIVTVLAIVPSHHQSPSFVFTEFVNDTGWENPLYVAAIGLLLAQYTFCGYDASAHLSEETSNASVTAAKGIVRAIWVSWVAGFVLLAGLTFAIQDYAGTQNSATGVPPAQILIDALGTAGATALLLIVIAAQLFCGNAEVAAASRMVFAFSRDNALPGSALWRKVSSRTQTPVPAVWLSVCVAALLAVPSLYSTTAYGAVTAINVIGITPAYAIPIYLKLRAGDRFERGPWHLGRWSKPIGWIAVVWVAIVSVLFLLPQSSPVTVDSMNYASIALVAVLVLATVWWFVARRSYSTPAAYGNAREQAEIAESIV, encoded by the coding sequence ATGTCCATATCCGCGTCGGCCCCCTCCAGCCCGGAGGCCGCTCCACAGAAGGACGAGGAGCAGCGGCTCCGCGAACTCGGCTACCAGCCGGTTCTGGCCCGCCGCATGGGCGGCTTCGGCAACTTCGCCATCAGCTTCTCCGTCATCTCGATCCTGTCCGGCTGCATGACCCTGTACGGCTTCGGCATGTCGACCGGCGGCCCGTCGGTGATGCTCTGGGGCTGGGCCGGTGTCGGCCTGTTCGTCCTGTGCGTGGGCATGGCCCTGGCCGAGGTCACCAGCGCGTATCCGACGTCGGGGGCGCTGTACTACATGGCCGACCGGCTCGGTGGCCGCAAGTGGGGCTGGTACACCGGCTGGCTGAACCTGCTCGGTCTGCTGGGAGCGATCGCCGGCATCGACTACGGCGCCGCGCTGTTCACGGGTGCGCTGTTCAATCTGCAGTGGGGGTTCGACCCCACACCCGGGTCAACGATGGTGATCTTCCTCTGCATCCTGCTGCTGCACGCCGTGCTGAACCTCTTCGGTGTCCGCCTGGTCAGTGTGCTCAACTCGATCAGTGTGTGGTGGCACCTGGGCGGTGTGGCCGTGATCGTGACGGTGCTGGCCATCGTGCCCTCACACCACCAGTCGCCGTCGTTCGTCTTCACCGAGTTCGTCAATGACACCGGCTGGGAGAACCCGCTCTACGTCGCGGCGATCGGTCTGCTCCTGGCCCAGTACACCTTCTGCGGCTACGACGCCTCCGCCCATCTCTCCGAGGAGACGTCCAACGCGTCCGTGACGGCGGCCAAGGGCATCGTCCGGGCGATCTGGGTCTCCTGGGTCGCCGGTTTCGTGCTGCTGGCCGGTCTGACCTTCGCCATCCAGGACTACGCGGGCACCCAGAACAGTGCCACCGGGGTGCCGCCCGCGCAGATCCTGATCGACGCGCTGGGTACGGCGGGCGCCACCGCCCTGCTGCTGATCGTGATCGCGGCGCAGCTGTTCTGCGGCAATGCCGAGGTCGCCGCCGCGAGCCGGATGGTCTTCGCGTTCAGCCGTGACAACGCGCTGCCGGGCTCGGCCCTGTGGCGCAAGGTGAGCTCCCGCACCCAGACGCCGGTGCCCGCGGTGTGGCTGTCGGTGTGCGTCGCCGCTCTGCTCGCGGTGCCCTCGCTGTACTCGACGACCGCGTACGGCGCGGTGACTGCCATCAACGTCATCGGCATCACTCCCGCGTACGCCATCCCCATCTACCTCAAGCTGCGCGCCGGCGACAGGTTCGAGCGCGGGCCGTGGCATCTGGGGCGCTGGTCCAAGCCGATCGGCTGGATCGCCGTGGTGTGGGTCGCCATCGTGAGCGTGCTGTTCCTGTTGCCGCAGTCCTCGCCGGTGACCGTCGATTCGATGAACTACGCGTCGATCGCCCTGGTCGCCGTGCTGGTGCTGGCGACGGTGTGGTGGTTCGTCGCGCGCCGCTCGTACAGCACTCCCGCCGCGTACGGAAACGCCCGCGAGCAGGCGGAGATCGCCGAGAGCATCGTCTGA
- a CDS encoding sulfite exporter TauE/SafE family protein, with the protein MDTITLWQLAVLAAASMLVGFSKTAVSGANTISLAVFAAVLPARESTGVLLPILIAGDILAVLIYRRHAHWPTLLRLFPAVAVGVVAGTVFMLWADDDAVARSIGAILLFMAGVTVWRRRTAARSEEVPEQRDTEQQATDKQAKDKQATEQRDTERPDEGKPSLAGRAKARSYGVLGGFTTMVANAGGPVMSLYLLSAGFRKLGFLGTSASFFLIVNTSKVPFSVGLGLIDAQSLLLDAVLVLFVLPGAYLGRACVGRINQKLFEQIVIGATVLGGLQLLLR; encoded by the coding sequence ATGGACACCATCACACTGTGGCAACTGGCCGTGCTCGCGGCGGCATCCATGCTCGTCGGCTTCTCCAAGACAGCCGTCAGCGGTGCCAACACGATCAGCCTCGCGGTCTTCGCGGCCGTACTCCCGGCCCGCGAATCGACCGGAGTGCTGCTCCCGATCCTCATCGCGGGCGACATCCTCGCCGTGCTGATCTACCGTCGGCACGCACACTGGCCCACGCTGCTGCGGCTCTTCCCGGCCGTCGCCGTGGGCGTGGTGGCAGGCACCGTCTTCATGCTGTGGGCCGATGACGACGCCGTGGCCAGGTCGATCGGCGCGATCCTGCTCTTCATGGCGGGCGTCACCGTCTGGCGGCGGCGCACCGCGGCCCGGTCCGAAGAGGTTCCGGAACAGCGGGACACGGAACAGCAGGCCACGGACAAGCAGGCCAAGGACAAGCAGGCCACGGAGCAGCGGGACACGGAACGGCCGGACGAGGGCAAACCGTCGCTGGCCGGGCGGGCCAAGGCCCGGTCCTACGGGGTGCTCGGCGGCTTCACGACCATGGTCGCCAACGCGGGCGGCCCCGTGATGTCGCTCTATCTGCTCTCCGCGGGGTTCCGGAAGCTCGGATTCCTGGGAACCTCGGCGTCGTTCTTCCTGATCGTCAACACGTCCAAAGTGCCCTTCAGTGTGGGCCTCGGGCTCATCGACGCGCAGTCCCTGCTGCTCGACGCCGTCCTGGTCCTGTTCGTCCTCCCCGGCGCGTACCTCGGCCGCGCATGCGTGGGCCGGATCAACCAGAAGCTCTTCGAACAGATTGTGATCGGCGCCACCGTGCTGGGCGGCCTCCAGCTCCTGCTGCGCTGA
- a CDS encoding substrate-binding domain-containing protein has translation MREPVEMRRKRILAVVHARGAVKVTTLAAELDVSVVTLRRDVEELARAGRLRRGHGVARPVGDAAETTALPVARTGEPAAEGGPVALVVPERHSYLYETLHGARTALEAAGMRIALHIAPQSAGAERPQVERALAGGARGLLIAPRWRSAVGEEADYGWLAEVGVPTVLMERRPRPGSALHALDSVCSDHWYGVHLAVDHLVSLGHRRIVLAARNDSPTARSIRAAFAEIAAARPEVDDWSVVLSSSNAGPGPGIRTDSLSPTAPEEPPADLAALLRERGVTGAVLHGDEDALMLVQRLTECGVRVPQDCSVVAYDDVVSSLGSTPLTAVAPPRADIGRAAAELLLHRLAHPEGTTGPVRRVELLPALKVRGSAQALPLPKQ, from the coding sequence ATGCGGGAGCCGGTTGAAATGAGGCGGAAGCGCATACTCGCGGTGGTGCACGCACGTGGGGCGGTCAAGGTGACCACGCTCGCCGCCGAGTTGGACGTCTCGGTGGTCACGCTCCGGCGGGACGTGGAGGAGCTGGCCCGGGCGGGCAGGCTGCGGCGCGGCCACGGGGTGGCCCGCCCGGTGGGGGACGCCGCGGAGACGACGGCACTCCCGGTCGCACGGACCGGTGAGCCTGCCGCGGAGGGCGGTCCGGTCGCCCTGGTGGTGCCCGAGCGGCATTCGTACCTGTACGAGACCCTGCACGGTGCCCGTACCGCCCTGGAGGCGGCGGGGATGCGGATCGCCCTGCATATCGCGCCGCAGTCGGCGGGGGCCGAACGGCCGCAGGTGGAACGGGCCCTGGCGGGCGGGGCGCGCGGGCTGCTGATCGCCCCGCGGTGGCGCAGCGCCGTCGGCGAGGAGGCGGACTACGGCTGGCTCGCCGAGGTGGGTGTGCCGACCGTTCTGATGGAGCGGCGGCCGCGGCCGGGCAGCGCGTTGCACGCCCTGGACTCGGTCTGTTCCGACCACTGGTACGGGGTGCATCTCGCCGTCGACCACCTGGTCTCGCTGGGCCACCGCCGGATCGTCCTGGCCGCCAGGAACGACAGCCCCACCGCTCGCTCGATCCGGGCGGCGTTCGCCGAGATCGCGGCCGCCCGCCCGGAGGTGGACGACTGGTCGGTGGTGCTCAGCTCCTCGAACGCGGGGCCTGGCCCCGGGATCCGGACCGACTCCCTGTCCCCCACCGCACCGGAGGAGCCGCCTGCGGACCTGGCCGCGCTGCTGCGGGAGCGCGGGGTCACGGGCGCCGTCCTGCACGGTGACGAGGACGCGCTGATGCTGGTGCAGCGACTGACGGAGTGCGGCGTACGGGTGCCGCAGGACTGTTCGGTCGTGGCGTACGACGATGTGGTCTCCTCGCTGGGCAGTACGCCGCTGACCGCGGTGGCTCCGCCCAGGGCCGACATCGGACGGGCGGCAGCCGAACTGCTGCTGCACCGGCTGGCGCACCCGGAGGGTACGACGGGGCCGGTGCGCAGGGTGGAGCTGCTCCCCGCGCTCAAAGTACGCGGATCGGCACAAGCTCTCCCCCTCCCGAAGCAATGA
- a CDS encoding ABC transporter substrate-binding protein, whose translation MPDRQSRRSVLATIAALPLTGALSACSGGEEPRSGGTSSTGRTVSSRTGRKKRITFWSALRGSQEVVDAFNRGHDTLQVDFQQVPSGAQGGYAKLSNAARAGNAPDIATIEYPQVPGFAIDGVCRDITDLVSDRLRAELLPQALGLTTFEKRVFSVPLDIEPMVLHYRTDLFERYGLTAPRTWEDFEDAARTVRRKSGDRRMALFPTDGDTHLAAFAWQAGAQWFDTAGGAWNVSLADAPTRRVAAFWQRLTDQDLVFMNAVESRHSDVQIANGLVLSRLSGAWDAGAQMKARPGQKGQWALAPIPQWDPADPGVGTHGGSTFAITKDSADPEAAMEFIEWQVSHPDALRARLSSGASSQYPAAPGLVEVGRKAFDRTYYGGQDIYTLFEQEAHKIRAGWVWGPRMTATGKIMKDGLARASGGQGSILGAVRAAQEGTMPDLKALGLSTTLHST comes from the coding sequence ATGCCTGATCGACAGAGCCGTCGATCCGTACTCGCCACGATCGCCGCGCTGCCCCTGACAGGTGCGCTCAGCGCCTGCAGCGGCGGCGAGGAGCCACGATCGGGCGGCACGAGCAGTACCGGCAGGACCGTAAGCAGCAGGACCGGCAGGAAGAAGCGGATCACCTTCTGGTCCGCGCTGCGGGGCAGTCAGGAGGTCGTGGACGCGTTCAACCGCGGGCACGACACCCTTCAGGTCGATTTCCAGCAGGTCCCCTCGGGGGCCCAGGGCGGTTACGCCAAGCTCAGCAACGCGGCCCGGGCCGGCAACGCCCCGGACATCGCCACCATCGAGTACCCCCAGGTACCCGGCTTCGCCATCGACGGTGTCTGCCGCGACATCACGGACCTGGTGAGCGACAGGCTGCGCGCCGAACTGCTGCCGCAGGCACTGGGGCTGACCACCTTCGAGAAGCGGGTCTTCAGCGTTCCGCTCGACATAGAGCCGATGGTGCTGCACTACCGCACCGACCTCTTCGAGCGGTACGGGCTGACCGCCCCGCGCACCTGGGAGGACTTCGAGGACGCGGCAAGGACCGTACGCCGCAAAAGCGGTGACCGCAGGATGGCGCTCTTCCCGACCGACGGCGACACCCATCTCGCCGCCTTCGCGTGGCAGGCGGGCGCCCAGTGGTTCGACACGGCGGGCGGCGCCTGGAACGTCTCGCTGGCCGACGCACCCACCCGTCGCGTGGCCGCCTTCTGGCAGCGGCTGACCGACCAGGACCTGGTCTTCATGAACGCGGTGGAGAGCCGGCACAGCGACGTCCAGATCGCCAACGGCCTGGTGCTCAGCCGGCTGAGCGGTGCGTGGGACGCCGGCGCCCAGATGAAGGCCCGACCCGGCCAGAAGGGCCAGTGGGCCCTGGCGCCGATCCCCCAGTGGGATCCGGCCGACCCCGGTGTCGGCACCCATGGCGGCTCGACCTTCGCGATCACCAAGGACAGCGCGGACCCCGAGGCCGCGATGGAGTTCATCGAGTGGCAGGTCTCGCACCCGGACGCCCTGCGTGCCCGGCTCTCCAGCGGGGCCAGCAGCCAGTACCCCGCCGCGCCCGGCCTGGTCGAGGTGGGCCGCAAGGCCTTCGACCGCACCTACTACGGCGGCCAGGACATCTACACCCTCTTCGAGCAGGAGGCCCACAAGATTCGCGCGGGCTGGGTCTGGGGTCCCCGGATGACAGCCACCGGCAAGATCATGAAGGACGGGCTGGCGCGGGCGAGCGGAGGCCAGGGCTCCATCCTCGGAGCGGTCAGGGCGGCACAGGAGGGCACCATGCCGGACCTGAAGGCACTGGGCCTCTCCACCACCCTGCACTCCACCTGA
- a CDS encoding carbohydrate ABC transporter permease — MTSATPVSVTADTTARPSPKSPAAAAPAPMARRSARRRELGACGALMTPFFVLLVTVFLIPVATAVYLSFFSDDQPGLGFGPERTVFAGLRNYTAVITDPTFLGGLGIVALYCLVYIPLMVIGALALALLLDSGVVRLRGTAQLALFLPHAVPGIIAALIWLYLYTPGISPVIELLGKADITIDFLGVHTVLPSIVNIALWSNLGYNMVVFYAALQAVPREVIEASVVDGAGPVRTALQVKAPLVRSSVVMVAMFTLIFALQLFTEPMLLSQSTPMINSRFSPSMYIYDAAFTRNNYGLAAAASVVLLVCTIALSYGVTRWTNRANAAEENTR; from the coding sequence ATGACCAGCGCCACCCCCGTATCCGTCACGGCGGACACCACCGCCCGGCCCTCACCGAAGAGCCCGGCCGCCGCCGCGCCCGCGCCGATGGCCCGCAGGTCCGCCCGACGGCGTGAACTCGGTGCCTGCGGCGCCCTGATGACGCCGTTCTTCGTCCTTCTGGTGACCGTCTTCCTGATCCCGGTCGCCACCGCCGTCTACCTGAGCTTCTTCAGCGACGACCAGCCCGGACTCGGCTTCGGCCCGGAACGCACGGTCTTCGCCGGGCTCCGCAACTACACCGCCGTCATCACCGACCCGACGTTCCTCGGCGGTCTCGGCATCGTCGCCCTGTACTGCCTGGTCTACATCCCGCTCATGGTGATCGGGGCCCTCGCCCTGGCACTGCTGCTCGACTCCGGCGTGGTGCGCCTGCGGGGCACGGCCCAGCTCGCGCTGTTCCTGCCGCACGCGGTGCCCGGCATCATCGCCGCGCTGATCTGGCTGTACCTGTACACCCCCGGCATCAGTCCGGTGATCGAACTCCTCGGCAAGGCCGACATCACCATCGACTTCCTCGGGGTGCACACCGTGCTCCCGTCCATCGTGAACATCGCGCTGTGGAGCAACCTCGGCTACAACATGGTCGTGTTCTACGCGGCGCTGCAGGCCGTCCCCCGCGAGGTGATCGAGGCGTCGGTCGTCGACGGCGCGGGCCCGGTCCGCACGGCTCTCCAGGTCAAGGCTCCGCTGGTGCGTTCGTCGGTCGTGATGGTGGCGATGTTCACCCTCATCTTCGCGCTGCAGCTCTTCACCGAGCCGATGCTGCTCAGCCAGTCGACGCCGATGATCAACTCTCGCTTCTCACCCAGCATGTACATCTACGACGCCGCCTTCACCCGCAACAACTACGGTCTCGCGGCAGCCGCCTCCGTCGTCCTGCTCGTGTGCACGATCGCCCTCTCCTACGGCGTCACCCGCTGGACCAACCGCGCCAACGCCGCAGAGGAGAACACCCGATGA
- a CDS encoding carbohydrate ABC transporter permease: protein MSASTAPRTAAPLRPRLLGRSVVNLVVGVSVAYTLLPVLWLVLASTKDRNALFSSNILSLGNFSLVQNVKDLFAMDGGLYGRWYGNSLLYAVLGAALGALVSIACGYAFDKYRFAHKEKLFGLVLAAVMVPQTVLALPLYLMASGTGLVNTYWAVFIPVLFNPFGVYLGRIFSQGYVPDEVLEAARMDGAGELTAYFRVALRMLGPGLVTVFLFQLTAIWNNFFLPMVMLSDQDLYPVSLGLYTWNSSASVSPEYYPVVIMGSLLAVLPLILAFALLQRFWRSGLTAGAVK, encoded by the coding sequence ATGAGCGCGTCGACCGCACCTCGCACCGCCGCACCGCTGCGGCCCAGGCTCCTCGGGCGCTCCGTCGTCAACCTCGTGGTCGGCGTCTCGGTGGCGTACACCCTGCTGCCGGTGCTGTGGCTGGTGCTCGCGTCGACCAAGGACCGCAACGCGCTGTTCAGCAGCAACATCCTGTCGCTGGGCAACTTCTCCCTGGTGCAGAACGTCAAGGACCTGTTCGCCATGGACGGCGGGCTGTACGGGCGCTGGTACGGCAACAGCCTCCTCTACGCGGTCCTGGGCGCGGCCCTCGGCGCACTCGTGAGCATCGCCTGCGGGTACGCCTTCGACAAGTACCGCTTCGCCCACAAGGAGAAGCTGTTCGGCCTCGTGCTCGCCGCGGTGATGGTGCCTCAGACCGTGCTCGCGCTGCCGCTCTATCTGATGGCGTCCGGCACCGGTCTGGTCAACACGTACTGGGCGGTCTTCATCCCGGTCCTCTTCAACCCGTTCGGTGTCTACCTCGGCCGGATCTTCAGCCAGGGGTACGTGCCCGACGAGGTGCTGGAAGCGGCGCGGATGGACGGCGCGGGCGAACTGACCGCGTACTTCCGGGTGGCGCTGCGCATGCTCGGGCCGGGGCTGGTGACCGTCTTCCTGTTCCAGCTCACGGCGATCTGGAACAACTTCTTCCTGCCCATGGTGATGCTCTCCGACCAGGATCTGTATCCGGTCAGTCTCGGCCTCTACACCTGGAACAGTTCCGCGTCCGTCTCCCCCGAGTACTACCCGGTCGTCATCATGGGTTCGCTGCTCGCGGTGCTGCCGCTGATCCTCGCCTTCGCCCTGCTCCAGCGCTTCTGGCGGTCCGGTCTGACGGCGGGCGCCGTCAAGTAG